The region GCCTGCGGCGGTTATGATGAGGTCGGGCTTCTGCTCCGCAAGCGCTTCGAGATCGATATCGACAGCACCCAGAAAGGCCATGCCGGAATTGTCGAAATCAACGCCGGTCAGTATCGCGCTGGAGCGAAGATAAGGCTTTGCGTCGGCACCGATGCGTCCGTGGCTGGCAATGGGCGTTACGCCGAGTTCGATCAGCGGAATGGTGACATCGATATCGTGCAGCGAGGCGATCCTAAGCGGCTTTGTCGGCACGATGACACTTCGTCCCGCATCGTCCTGAAATTCATGCGTGGCATCAGCCGCGCTTGCACCGGTGGCGAAGAGGGCCAGAAACAGCAAGGCAAGGATACGCATCATAAAACCTTTCACAATTGGTCGCGACGGCGCCACAGAAGAGCGAGAAGAACAGGCACGCCGACAAGCGCGATGACGATACCGGCGGGGATTTGCAAGGGAGCGAACAGCGTTCGGCCAAGCGTATCCGCCATCACCACCAGCCCTGCTCCAATCAACATGCTTCCAGCCAGAAGTGACCGCTGTCCGCCACCGATTGCTAGCCGGGCCGTATGGGGCGCGATCAGCCCGACAAAGCCGATGCTGCCGACGCAGGACACGGCGGTGGCGGTCATCACAATAGGGCTCACCAGCCAGATGACGGCAAGAAGATTGCGGCGCACGCCGAGCCCGACGGAGAAATGGTCCCCAAGCGCGGCCACGTCTGCCGCACGGGCACTTGAAAACAGAAGTACTGCGCCGATCACCAGTCCGGTAACGGCAAGAGGCACCATGTCGGGCGTCACGGTTGCCAGACTTCCCGCCATCCATGTCAAAGCGATCTGGATGCGGTCAATGTCGGATATCGTCAGCAGCAAGGCGATGGCAGCGGACAGGAACCAGGAAAAACCGATGCCGATCAGCACGAAGCGCAGCCGCGAGAACGAACCTGCAATCATCGCGACCGCAAAAGCGACTGTCAGCCCTCCGGCAATGCCGACGAATGGGCGGAAAACCAGCGGAGTCTGCGGGAAAATGATGATGACGGTAACGATTGCCAGCGCCGCACCCTCCCGTACGCCCAGAAGGCCCGGATCAGCCAGACCATTGCGCGTCAGGGACTGGAGAGCGGCACCAGAAAGGCCCAGCATGCCGCCGCAGCACAAGGCCATGACGGTTCGTGGTAGCCTCAGATCACCAACAACGGACAAGCTTCCCGGCGTTGCCGAGCCTGTCGCGAAAGCAATAAAATCGGATAACCCCGCTCTGCCGCTTCCCGACACAAGTGCCCAGACGACGAGTAAGAAGAGACCCGCCATGAGGGCCAGCAACAAGGCCAGCCGCACTGGGTGGACTTTGGCGCTGATGCTGCCGAGAGCGATGAGGCGGTAGGACCCGTTCAACTTTCGCACCGTCATCTCAGCCTCCGGGCAACAACGAGGATGAAGACGGGAGCACCGATGAAAGCCGTCAGAATGCCGGTTGCCAGTTCACGCGGAGCGGCGATCGTGCGTGCGGCGATGTCTGCGGCCACAAGCAGGCATGCCCCCAGCAGCGCCGAAAGCGGGACGGAGAGACTGTGCCGTCCGCCCGCCAGCCGATGCGACATGCCCCCGACGATCAAACCGACGAAGCCGATGGGCCCGCAGAGTGAAACGGAAGCCCCACAAAACAGTGCCGCCGCGACCATTCCGAGCATCCGCGTCTGACGGACCGGCACGCCGAGGCCCGCTGCAAGCGTGTCTCCCAACGCCATGATATCCAGCCGCGTCACGATGAAAGCAGTCACGATGGTGGCGACAACAACGGTCAGGATGACCGCCTGTATGTCGGAAAACGAAATGCCGGAGAGATCGCCAGCGAGCCAAAAGCGCATCTGCTCCAGCGTCTCCTGATCGAGAATGAGGATCGCGGACACGCAAGCCGATGCAAGTGCGGAGAGGGCTATGCCGCAAAAGGTCAGCTTGGTCATCGTCAAGCCGGTTCGCCCGGCACAGGAAAGCGCCAGAACAGCTGAAAACAGCAACCCGCCACCCAAGGCGGCAACGAGAGGTCGCGTCAGAGCGAATGGGATGAAGGCGGATGGAAGCGCTATCGTCAGCACGATGGCAAGGCTAGCCCCGGCATTAAGACCCAGAATATGCGGTTCTCCCAAGGGGTTGCGCAGGATGGATTGCAACAGCCTGCCCGAAACCCCGAGTGCTGCTCCGCACAAGATGGCGGCGAGTAATCTTGGCAGGCGCAGTTTCAGCAATATCTGCTGCTCGAAATTAGCGTGGTCGCGCGCCATCAGGGCATCTATGACCAGTCGCGCCGAAACCGGTCGGGCACCGACACCGAGATGGACGACGCCGAGCAGCAAGGCGATTACGACCGCGCAAGGTATCCACAGCCAGACGGCAGACGACGCCGTTTTGCTTGGAGACTTCACGGCGAAGCGTTCCCAGAGCCCGGATCGGGTAGAAATGCGGGCCTGCCGGTGATGGGGTGCGTCACGGCGATGACCTTGGTGTCGAACACCTTTTCGATGTCTGCTGCCGAACATTCGGCCGTCGTTTCAGCGATGTGATGAACAGCCCCTTCTTTCAGAAAAACGATTCGGTCTGCATATTGCAACGCCGCGTTCAGATCGTGAAGGACAGCGACGACGGTGCGATTTTCCATGCGGCTCAGTCTGGAGAGCAGTTCCATGACCTCGACCTGATATCGCAGATCGAGAAATGTCGTCGGCTCATCGAACAGCAGCGTCTGCGTGTCCTGAGCGATGGTCAGCGCGATGAAACACCGCTGGCGCTGCCCACCGGAAAGACTGTCCACCGAACGGCCGGCAAGATCGCTGAGGCCCGTAATGACCAACGCCTGCTCGACGGCCTCTTCATCCGCCTGTGTCCAGGACTTGAACACGCCGCGATGGGGGTATCGTCCACGCGACACCAGATCGTAAACGCTGAGACCTTCCGGCGTGACAGGTGCCTGCGGCAGCAGCGCCAGTTTGCGGGCAACGTCGCGGGTCGGCATGGTGGAGATGTCACGCCCATCGATAAAGGCCGTGCCGCCGGTTGGCTTGAGGACACGCGAGAGTGCTGCCAACAGGGTTGATTTGCCGGAGCCGTTCGGCCCGGCAAGCGCTGTGAACTTGCCACGCGGCACGAGAAGCGACACGCTTTTCAGCACATCGACCTGGCCGTAACTCGCGCTCAGATGTTGCGCGCGCAACGCCGCATCATTCCCATCCGACCGCATCGACCAACCATCTTCCTTCGTGAAATTCCTGCGTCATTTGTATTTTATGAATGTAGTAGTCAACAATTAAACCGCTGAAAATTCCTGTCCGACACGCATTTTCAGCGACGCCGACCGGAAATATGCGGGCGAAACCGCCGCTTTCCCGGCAAAAATCTTACCCGCACACACGGAAATCGCCACTTCAAAGTTGACTACTACAGTCATGAAATACAGAAGGCGGGTGAAATGACGTGATCTGTTCGGTGGGGACTGAAGCATGAAGCTGGGTAAGAGATTTCAGATGCAGACGGCAATCGTTCTGCTAACCGTGGCAGGTATCGCCATAGTATCGCCTGTGAAGGCGCAGGACAGTGCCGACATCAAAAAATCGCAGCGCAAGGCCGATACCGCACAGACGAGCACGGTCCTTCAGCCCATCATAGTCGATGGTGCCGGGCAGACCGACGGCTACCAGCCGAAATCGACCAGCACCGCGACCCGCACCGACACGCCGTTGATCGACATTCCGCAGGCGGTCAATGTGGTCAGCCATGAGGTCATCGAGGACCAGAACGCAACGAATCTGGACGAAGCGCTAGGCAATATCAGCGGGGTCACGCAGACGAACACGCTGGGTGGCACGCAGGATTCCGTCATTCGTCGCGGTTTCGGGGATAATCGCGACGGCTCGATTTTGACCAACGGCCTGAAGACGGCCCTGCCCCGTTCGTTCAATGCCATGACCGACCGTGTCGAAGTCCTCAAGGGACCTTCCTCGACGCTCTACGGCATTCTTGATCCCGGCGGCATGGTCAATGTCGTCACGAAGAAGCCGAAGAACACGTTCTCGGGCGACGTCTACGGCAGCGCATCAAGCTTTGGCGGTGGAAAGACGGGACTGGATTTCACCGGTCCAATCGAAGGGACCGACTTCTCCTATCGCCTCATCGGTGAGTACGAAAACACCGACTACTGGCGCAATTTCGGCGACACAAAGAAGTGGCTCATCTCCCCGTCTCTGACATGGACCGGCGAAGACACGGAGATCACAGCCACCTATATGCACGAAGACTACAGCGTACCGTTCGACCGTGGCACCATCTTCGACACCACCACGGGACGCGCCGTCAATGTCGACCGCAAAATCCGGTTCGACGAGCCCTACAACATCACGGACGGCAAATCAGACCTCTTCCAGATCGAGATCGATCACGAACTTTCCGATAACTGGAAGCTTGGTATCGATTACAGCTACAGCCGCAACGAATATTCCGACAATCAGGCACGTGTCATGGGCTATACGCCGTCTACAGGCGCCGTCAGCCGCCGCGCGGATGCAACCGATTATTCGACGATCTACAACCATGCTCTCCGTGCCGATTTGACTGGCGAGGTGGAGATCGGCGGTTTGCAACACGATCTGTTGATCGGTGCCTCCTACGACTACAGCGACACACTTCGAACCAACATGATCCGCTGCGGCTCCGCGTTCAATTTCAACATTTATAACCCGGTCTATGGCAACATGCCTGCCTGCACGAACGTTTCCAATTTCGACAGCGACCAGAGTGAAGAGCTATCCACCGCATCCGTCTATGTACAAGACTCCATTCATCTGAATGAACAATGGATCGTCGTCGGCGGACTGCGTTATCAATATTACGATCTGCTGGCAGGCAAAGGCAGACCTTTCATCAGCAACACAGATAGCTTCGGCGATGCGCTCGTACCGAACGCCGGTATCGTCTACAAGGTGACACCGGATATCTCGCTCTACGCCAATGCCGCCAAGACCTTCCGTCCTCAATCCTCCATCGCAAGCCTGTACGGCAATCTGAAGCCGGAGGAAGGGGTGTCCTACGAGGTGGGCTCCAAGTTCGAGCTCCCGTCCGGCTTGACCGCAAATGTCGCGCTCTACACCTCCGACAAGGAGAATGTGGCCTATACCGACGGACTGGTTGTAAAAACGGCGGGTCTCGTCAGGGCGCGGGGCCTGGAAGTGGATGTCGCAGGCGCATTGACCTCGGACCTCGATTTCATCGCAAGCTACGCCTACACCGACGCGAAGGTTCTGGAAGGCGAGAATGCGGGCAAGCGCCCGGTCAACGTCGCACGCCACACCGCCTCGCTGTATCTCGCCTACGACGTCGGGGAATTCGGAGCATCCGGCAACAGCCTAAAGGTCGGTGGCGGTATAAGGGCTGTCGGTGAGCGCGCCGGCATCAACAGCAATGGCTATTTCCTTCCCGGCTATGCGGTCGTGGATGCCTTTGCCGCCTACACGTTCGAGCTGGAACGCCCGATTACGCTTCAGCTGAATTTGAAGAATATTTTCGACCGTACCTACTACACGTCATCGATCGGCGGCACAGCTTTCGGCAACCAGATCGGCGAACCGTTCAATGCGACGCTGACAGCGCGGGTCAAGTTCTGATACCGGGCAAAGCTGAATCTGCGTACTCGCAAATGTCAACGGCGGGCGGCTTGTGCCGTCCCACGGTTGTGTGCTGATATCGGATGATGGCGGCCTAGTGATTGGCGCAGTCGGTATTGGGAGGAATGACATATGATCGTCGAGTTGCTTATCGATGGAAAAGACCAGAAGGCCGAGGGCGGGCGCACTTTTGACCGCCTTGACCCGGTGACGGGAACCATGGCCGCACAGGCTGCCGCTGCAAGCACTGCGGATGCCGAACGTGCCGTCGCTTCCGCCGCAAAGGCGTTCGAGACATGGTCGAAGACAGGCCCCAACCATCGCCGCGCCCTGTTGATGAAAGCAGCCGACGTGATGGACAGCAAGGTTGCGTCCTTCGTGGAAGCCATGATTTCGGAGACTGGCGCGACCGGCCTTTGGGCGGGCTTCAACGTCAAGCTTGCAGCCGGTGTCATCCGCGAAGCAGCAGCAATGGTCACACAGCTTGGCGGTGAGGTCATTCCGGCAGACAAGCCCAACACGCTGGCGATGGGCATCCTGAAACCCAAAGGCGTCTGCCTCGCCATTGCGCCTTGGAATGCGCCGGTCATCCTGGGCACGCGCGCCGTCGCGATGGCAATCGCATGTGGCAATACGGTCGTCCTCAAATCTTCCGAACTCTGCCCTGCGAC is a window of Agrobacterium vaccinii DNA encoding:
- a CDS encoding FecCD family ABC transporter permease, encoding MTVRKLNGSYRLIALGSISAKVHPVRLALLLALMAGLFLLVVWALVSGSGRAGLSDFIAFATGSATPGSLSVVGDLRLPRTVMALCCGGMLGLSGAALQSLTRNGLADPGLLGVREGAALAIVTVIIIFPQTPLVFRPFVGIAGGLTVAFAVAMIAGSFSRLRFVLIGIGFSWFLSAAIALLLTISDIDRIQIALTWMAGSLATVTPDMVPLAVTGLVIGAVLLFSSARAADVAALGDHFSVGLGVRRNLLAVIWLVSPIVMTATAVSCVGSIGFVGLIAPHTARLAIGGGQRSLLAGSMLIGAGLVVMADTLGRTLFAPLQIPAGIVIALVGVPVLLALLWRRRDQL
- a CDS encoding FecCD family ABC transporter permease; translated protein: MKSPSKTASSAVWLWIPCAVVIALLLGVVHLGVGARPVSARLVIDALMARDHANFEQQILLKLRLPRLLAAILCGAALGVSGRLLQSILRNPLGEPHILGLNAGASLAIVLTIALPSAFIPFALTRPLVAALGGGLLFSAVLALSCAGRTGLTMTKLTFCGIALSALASACVSAILILDQETLEQMRFWLAGDLSGISFSDIQAVILTVVVATIVTAFIVTRLDIMALGDTLAAGLGVPVRQTRMLGMVAAALFCGASVSLCGPIGFVGLIVGGMSHRLAGGRHSLSVPLSALLGACLLVAADIAARTIAAPRELATGILTAFIGAPVFILVVARRLR
- a CDS encoding ABC transporter ATP-binding protein, translated to MRSDGNDAALRAQHLSASYGQVDVLKSVSLLVPRGKFTALAGPNGSGKSTLLAALSRVLKPTGGTAFIDGRDISTMPTRDVARKLALLPQAPVTPEGLSVYDLVSRGRYPHRGVFKSWTQADEEAVEQALVITGLSDLAGRSVDSLSGGQRQRCFIALTIAQDTQTLLFDEPTTFLDLRYQVEVMELLSRLSRMENRTVVAVLHDLNAALQYADRIVFLKEGAVHHIAETTAECSAADIEKVFDTKVIAVTHPITGRPAFLPDPGSGNASP
- a CDS encoding TonB-dependent siderophore receptor, encoding MQTAIVLLTVAGIAIVSPVKAQDSADIKKSQRKADTAQTSTVLQPIIVDGAGQTDGYQPKSTSTATRTDTPLIDIPQAVNVVSHEVIEDQNATNLDEALGNISGVTQTNTLGGTQDSVIRRGFGDNRDGSILTNGLKTALPRSFNAMTDRVEVLKGPSSTLYGILDPGGMVNVVTKKPKNTFSGDVYGSASSFGGGKTGLDFTGPIEGTDFSYRLIGEYENTDYWRNFGDTKKWLISPSLTWTGEDTEITATYMHEDYSVPFDRGTIFDTTTGRAVNVDRKIRFDEPYNITDGKSDLFQIEIDHELSDNWKLGIDYSYSRNEYSDNQARVMGYTPSTGAVSRRADATDYSTIYNHALRADLTGEVEIGGLQHDLLIGASYDYSDTLRTNMIRCGSAFNFNIYNPVYGNMPACTNVSNFDSDQSEELSTASVYVQDSIHLNEQWIVVGGLRYQYYDLLAGKGRPFISNTDSFGDALVPNAGIVYKVTPDISLYANAAKTFRPQSSIASLYGNLKPEEGVSYEVGSKFELPSGLTANVALYTSDKENVAYTDGLVVKTAGLVRARGLEVDVAGALTSDLDFIASYAYTDAKVLEGENAGKRPVNVARHTASLYLAYDVGEFGASGNSLKVGGGIRAVGERAGINSNGYFLPGYAVVDAFAAYTFELERPITLQLNLKNIFDRTYYTSSIGGTAFGNQIGEPFNATLTARVKF